GCCTAAGAGTTAAGGCAGCGCGTCTTTTTCCCTGTCGTTTGCGTGATAGTTTGCGTTTAGGTAAGGGTGTCATGTTTTAATTACTGGCGATATTAATTTTACTTTCCTCAAGAAGCTGACGCAAGAGAGGAAAATTTTCCAGGTTTAAAGTAACTTTTTGGGCAAGCTGGTTGGTTCTTTCGATTAAATCCAGATCAGAGAAATCGGCGATCCTGAGATCCCAGCGGCCATGCTGGGCGGTACCGAACCGCTGGCCTGGTCCCCGGAACCGCAGGTCTATTTCCGCCAGCTCCATGCCATTATTAATTTTCTCCAGATTTTTCAGCCGCTTTACGGCGTATTCAGATTCGTTTTCCGTAAACAACAGGCAGTAAGATTGTCTATCGGCCCGTCCGACCCGGCCGCGCAGCTGGTGCAGCTGGGCCAATCCAAAACGATCGGCAGCTTCAATAACCATAATCGTGGCTGTCGGAATATCAATTCCCACCTCGACAACGGGCGTGGCGACCAGGATGTCCAGTTTTCCCCGGCGAAAATCCTCCAGCACTTTATCTTTTTCTTTTGGCTTCATCCGGCCATGCAATAACCCCAGTTTAAGGTCAGGAAATACATTTTTCGACAGATAGTCGTATTCGGTTTTGGCCGATTTGACGGTTTGCAGGGTTTCCGACTCTTCGATTAGCGGGCAAACGATAAACGCCTGGGTTTTTTGTTGTTTGATCCATTCATAGGCAGCCTTCCGCTTATGTTTGGGGACAACCCAGGTTTTAACCGGCAGCCGGTTTTTGGGCAGCTCGTCAAGGACGGACAAATTCAGATCGCCATACAAAGTCAGAGCAATTGTCCTGGGAATGGGGGTAGCGGTCATGGTCAGAATGTGAGGATTAATCCCCTTCTCGGCCAATTTGGCCCTTTGAGAAACGCCAAAGCGATGTTGTTCGTCAATAACTATCAGGCCTAACTTTTTAAAATTAAGGTCATCAGAGAGCAGAGCGTGGGTGCCGACAATTATCCCTTTGTTTTGATAATCTTTTTTGCTGCCGGTAGCAATGCCGACATCCATCCCGAGCTTTCTAAGGGTTTCGTAGTGCTGGTTAGCCAAAATTTCCGTCGGGGCCATTAAGGCGGCCTGAAAACCGTTCAAAGTGGTTGCCAGCATGGCCAGGGCCGCCACAACAGTTTTGCCGGAGCCGACATCACCTTGAAGCAGCCGGTTCATTGGTCTGGCAGACGCCAGATCCTGGTAAATTTCGTTAACTACTTTTTTCTGAGCGGCGGTCAGTTCAAAAGGCAGCCTGGCAGTAAGAGCTGTCAGGTCTTTTCGCACGCCGACAATTTCCAATTTGTTGCCAACTTGTTTTTTTTGAAGTTCGTCCCGGCGGACCTTGGCTTGAACCTGAGCCAACAACAGCTCGTCAAAGGCCAATCGTTTTTTTGCTTCCTCCGCCTGTTTCAAGTTATCCGGAAAGTGAACTTTGATGATGGCTTCTTGCAGCGGCATCAGTCCGTTTTCCTCCAGGACTACTTTTGGTAAATACTCATTAATCTTCCCGACTTCTCTGATATTCTCAAGTAAAGTATGAATCTTTCCCCTCAGCCACTTGCTTGATATCCCTTCCGTTTCCGGATAGACGGGCACCAGTCGGCCGGTGTGAATCGCTCCTTTGCCGGGGTAAATAACT
The Patescibacteria group bacterium genome window above contains:
- the recG gene encoding ATP-dependent DNA helicase RecG translates to MNNKIPGVGPAYARKLEKLGIRTARDLLYHLPSRYEDFSLISKIANLQEGETVTVQGKILEIKNVYTKNGFMLQQAKIQDDTGTLDILWFNQRFLTRVLHKDDYVSLSGKVEKNNHKLQLTAPQYEVIYPGKGAIHTGRLVPVYPETEGISSKWLRGKIHTLLENIREVGKINEYLPKVVLEENGLMPLQEAIIKVHFPDNLKQAEEAKKRLAFDELLLAQVQAKVRRDELQKKQVGNKLEIVGVRKDLTALTARLPFELTAAQKKVVNEIYQDLASARPMNRLLQGDVGSGKTVVAALAMLATTLNGFQAALMAPTEILANQHYETLRKLGMDVGIATGSKKDYQNKGIIVGTHALLSDDLNFKKLGLIVIDEQHRFGVSQRAKLAEKGINPHILTMTATPIPRTIALTLYGDLNLSVLDELPKNRLPVKTWVVPKHKRKAAYEWIKQQKTQAFIVCPLIEESETLQTVKSAKTEYDYLSKNVFPDLKLGLLHGRMKPKEKDKVLEDFRRGKLDILVATPVVEVGIDIPTATIMVIEAADRFGLAQLHQLRGRVGRADRQSYCLLFTENESEYAVKRLKNLEKINNGMELAEIDLRFRGPGQRFGTAQHGRWDLRIADFSDLDLIERTNQLAQKVTLNLENFPLLRQLLEESKINIASN